AGGGCATGTCGGCATTCCGCTCGCACGGCCGCGGCCATCTTGATGGCCCGGTCGTGGTTCTTGGTACAGGCCTGCTTGGAGCCAGCATTGGCCTCGGCCTGCGCGGACGCGGTGTTCCGGTTTTCCTTTTCGACCCCTCGCCGACCAACCAGGCGGTCGCGGTGGACATTGGTGCCGGCAGGCCGTTGGCCGAGCTTGATGAGCAACCTCAGTTGGTTGTTGTCGCTGCACCGCCTGACGTGACGGCCGACGTCGTGGAGAAGGCCCTGGCGGACTACCCTTCCGCCGTCGTCGTTGACATTGCCAGCGTTAAGGCCACTATTCAATCCCAATTGCGGGAGCGCGGCGTGGATTTGGCCAGGTATGTGGGGACCCATCCGATGGCCGGACGGGAAAAGTCGGGGCCCGTTGCGGCCAGGGGCGAGCTTTTCACATCCATGCCCTGGGTGGTTTGCCCATCGGAGGAAACCGACACCGACGCCGTGCACACGGCACGTTCGCTGGCGGGGGATTTGGGAGCAATCGTCTCCCAGTTCACCGCTGATGAGCATGACGAAGCGGTCGCTCTGGTGTCTCATCTGCCGCAGATCATGTCTTCGCTTCTGGCGAGCCGTTTGCAGGGAACGCCCTTGCATGCCCTGTCCTTGGCCGGGAACGGGTTGCGGGACACAACGCGTATCGCTGCCAGTGATCCCACCCTTTGGGTGCAGATACTGGGTGGCAATGCGGAAAAGGTTGTTTCCATCCTGCACGGCGTTCGTGAGGACCTAAATCGATTGATTGGGACTTTGGAAGCGCCGCTTGCACCGGGAGCGCGGTTGGATCTTGCACAGCTCATCAGCGAAGGGAACGCCGGGCAGGCCCGGATTCCGGGCAAGCACGGCGGGCCTCCACAAGCGTATTCCTGGCTTACGATCCTCGTGGATGACAAGCCCGGACAGATCGCGCAGCTCCTTACCGAAATTGGCGAGATCGGCGTGAACGTCGAAGACCTCCGGCTCGATCACTCCTCGGGTCAGAACGTGGGCATGGTGGAGCTCTCAGTCCTGCCGAGCAAGCACGACCTCCTTGTTGAAGCCTTGACCGATCGTGGATGGCGGGTACTCCAGTAATGACGCGTGAATTCTTTGGGCCGGAGACAGTTGCCCGCCCCGGCAAGCCGCTCGTGATCGCGATCGACGGCCCCTCGGGGTCGGGCAAATCCAGCGTCAGCAAGGAAGTTGCCCGGCGCTTGAAGCTGGCGTACCTGGATACCGGTGCGATGTACCGCGCGCTCACGTGGTACTGCCTCAAAACAGGCCTCGACCTCCAGGACGGCGCTGCGGTGGAGCAGGCTTCCAAACTTATGCCCCTGGAGATCAGTACCAGCACGGCTACCGAGTATGTGGCAGTAGACGGCACCGACATCACAGATGAAATCCGCGATCCCTTGATTTCGTCCTCCGTGAGCGCCGTCGCTACTACGCTGGGTGCCCGCACGGAGCTGATCCGCCGCCAGCGCCAGCTCATCGACCAACACCATCACCGGATGGTGGTGGAGGGACGCGACATCACCACGGTGGTTGCACCCAACGCCGAGGTCCGTATGCTCCTGACCGCGAGTGAAGAAGCCAGGCTCCGGCGTCGTGGTATTCAGTTGGGCGGTACGCAGACCAAGGAACAGCTTGCCGCGCAGGTGACACAGCGTGATGCCAAGGACTCCACGGTGGTGAACTTCACCCAAGCGGCCGACGGCGTTGTAACCCTCGATTCCTCGGACCTCGACTTTGAGGAAACAGTGGAAACAGCCCTGGCGATCGTTAGCAAGGTCATCTATGGCGACTAAGAACCAGCTTTCAGCACCACTCCTTCCAGCCAAGTGGACAGGCATCTGGAGCCGTCCCGTTGGCTGGATCCTGGATCATGTCATCTATCGGACGGTCGTGGCGGGCAAGGGCAACATACCAGCTGCTGGTCCAGTGATATTTGCAGGCAACCACATCAGCTTCCTCGACGGTCCCGTGATGTTCGGCGCTTCGCCGCGCCCCATGCACATCCTGGTCAAGAAAGAGATGTTCCAGGGATTCCTGGGCCGCGTCCTCAGGGGATCAGGGCAGATTCCGGTGGACCGAAGCGGTGACCGCAGCGCACTGCACATAGGCAAGCAATTGCTCGACGCCGGCCGTTGCGTTGGGATCCTTCCTGAAGGAACCCGGGGGAGCGGCTCCGCTGACAACATCAGCAATGGTGTCGCCTGGCTGGCTATCAACTCCGGCGCCACGGTCATACCCGTCGCGATTCTCGGAACCCGTGCGGGTGATGAGCACCGCGACCATATTCCCAAACCCCGCCGCAGGCTGTATGTCAGCTTCGGCGAACCCCTCACGGTGCAGCGCCGGAAGGGCGAACCGGGGCGTGTTTCAATGGACAGGGCGGCTGCGGCAATCCGCGATGCACTGGCCGGACACATCCAGGATGCAGTCAGGACTACAGGGCAGGGCCTTCCCCAGGAACCTCCGTCCGGACCATCCACAACGCAGCACCGCCAAACAGAAGTAGCCGGGACGCCGGCAGACCACCATTAAGGAACGTGCAATGAGCGATACGACTCAAAAATCCGGCCTCCACGGAGCCGGCGACGACGAATACACGCCCACCGGCACCGACCAGGTGGCTGAAAACCTGGCTGCCCTGGACGATGAAGAGGCCGAACTCCGTGCGGCCACCCTCCGGGCCGGCCTGGATGATTACGACCTCGACGAAGACGACGCAGCGCTGCTTAGCGGCGATTACGACGACGAAGGCGACGAAGGTCCCCTCAAGCTGGACCCGGTTTTGGCCATCATCGGCCGCCCGAACGTGGGCAAGTCCACCTTGGTCAACCGCATCCTTGGCCGCCGCGAAGCCGTCGTGGAGGACACCCCGGGTGTTACCCGCGACCGCGTCATGTACTCCGCACGTTGGAATGGCCGTAACTTCACGTTGGTAGACACCGGCGGATGGGAACACGATGCCAAGGGCATCCACGCCCGAGTTGCCGAGCAGGCCGAAATGGCTGTTGAGCTTGCCGACGCTGTTCTCTTCGTGGTGGACTCCGCCGTTGGCGCGACTGCGACGGATGAAGGCGTCATGAAGATGCTGCGCAAGAGCAAGAAGCCGGTCATCATGGTGGCCAACAAGGTGGATGACTTCGCACAGGAAGCTGACTCCGCTGCATTGTGGGGCCTTGGTTTCGGCCAGCCTTACCCGGTGTCCGCCCTTCACGGCCGCGGCGTAGCCGATCTCCTGGACCACGTCATGGACACGCTTCCCGAGTATTCCTTGGTGGAAGGTGTGGAGCGCTCCGGCGGTCCTCGCCGCATCGCCCTGATCGGTCGCCCGAACGTGGGTAAGTCCTCCTTGCTGAACAAGCTTGCAGGCTCCGAGCGCGTAGTGGTTGATCCGCTGGCCGGCACCACGCGTGACCCGGTTGACGAGTTCATTGAACTTGGCGACCGCACGTGGCGCTTCGTGGACACCGCAGGTATCCGCCGGCGCCAGCACATGGCACAGGGCGCCGACTTCTACGCGTCCCTGCGTACGCAGGCCGCCCTCGAAAAGGCGGAGGTCGCCGTCGTGCTCCTCGCAGTGGACGAGGTCCTCAGCGAACAGGACGTCCGCATTCTGCAGTTGGCCATTGAGTCCGGCCGTGCGCTGGTACTCGCGTTCAACAAGTGGGACCTGCTGGACGACGAACGCCGCCGTTACCTCGAGCGTGAAATCGAGCAGGACCTGGCCCACGTTGAGTGGGCTCCCCGGGTCAACATTTCCGCGAAAACCGGTTGGCACAAGGACCGCCTGGTTCCTGCCTTGGATACTGCGCTGGAGAGCTGGGACCGCCGTATCCCCACTGGCCGCCTGAACGCGTTCCTCGGTGAACTGGTTGCTGCCCACCCGCACCCGGTTCGCGGTGGCAAGCAGCCGCGCATCCTCTTCGGCACCCAGGCCTCCAGCCGGCCGCCGAAATTCGTGCTGTTCACCACCGGTTTCCTGGACCCCGGATACCGCCGCTTCATCACGCGTCGCTTGCGCGAAACGTTCGGCTTCGAAGGCACGCCCATCGAGGTCAACATGCGTGTCCGTGAGAAGCGCGGCAAGAAGCGCTAAATGAGACGGGCATCACAGTCGAGTTTGGCTCTGATGGCATTGGCACCCTCCAACTTCGTGTAAGCTTTTGGAGGTGGTTCGGCCGGACTGCTTAGGTGGGATTCTTCGGAGGAAAACCTAGGCGGAGAACGGTGGAACCAGCGGGCTGTAGCGCAGCTTGGTAGCGCACTTGACTGGGGGTCAAGGGGTCGCAGGTTCAAATCCTGTCAGCCCGACCATAAAGGCCGGAATCACGCGGAAACGCGGGGTTCCGGCCTTTGGTCGTTAAGCCCGAATCTGCGTATGCGGCGGCCAAACCCGGTCTTGTTCGCTTCTCTCCCCGTTGTGCGGTGAGGAGAGCGAACAAGTGCGGGACTGGCCAACTCCGACGTCGAAACTCAGGCCTTCTGCAGGGCTCCCAGTGCGCGTACCAAGGGCTCGAGTTCCGGAACCTGCTCAGCGGCTTCCAGGGCCGACGCCAAGGTCTCATCATGGACAGGCTTTGCTGCCTCAAGCAGCTTTTGGCCGGCGACCGTGAGCTCGGTGTAGATCCCACGACGATCATCCGCGCAGAGGATCCGCGTCAGCAGTCCCCGGTCCTCCAGGCGGTTGACCAGGCGGGTGGTTGCACTGCTGGAAAGAGCCGTGGCCCGGGCAAGCTGCTGCATGCGCATGTGCCATCCGTCCTGGCGGCTCAGGGCGTCAAGAACTGTGTATTCGACGACCGACAGCTCGGTGGAAGCCTGGAGTGCTTTCTCGAGTTCAGCCTCGATGCTTCCGTGCAGGGCAGCGAGGGTGCGCCATCCCTGTGCGCGTACTTCTACGGCGTCATCCTTGATGCCCATGCTTATTGTGCTCCTGCCTTGGTTTGCGTATCAGTGCAGCCGATCGAAAGTAGTTGCTTGCGCAATTATCTAGCGTGTGCAACTATATATACAGCGTCTGCAACTATTATTCTACGGGTTTCCAGAGGCGCACATCTACCTTGCTTTTGGGAGCCACCCAACTAAGGAGTTCCACATGCCCGCAGGGTTGATAGCCCTCGCCCTTGGCGGATTTGGCATCGGATTAACCGAGTTCGTCATCGTGGGCCTTTTGCCGGAAGTAGCGGCAGATTTCCAAGTGAGCGAGGCCTCAGCGGGCTGGTTCATTTCCGGTTATGCGCTAAGCGTGACAGTCGGCGCCCTTCTGGTTACTGCCGCCGTTACCAGACTTCCGCGCAAGCCCGTCCTTGTTGGGCTGCTTGTTCTGTTCATCGTCGGCAACTTCCTCTCCGCCATCGCCGACTCGTACACGGCGATGCTTGTAGGCCGCATCATTGCGGCGTTGTGCCACGGTGCGTTCTTCGGAATCGGCTCTGTGGTGGCAGCCAGCCTGGTTCCTCCGCACAAAAAAGCCGGTGCCATTGCCATCATGTTCACAGGACTTACTGCCGCCAACGTCCTCGGCGTTCCGTTCGGTACCCTCCTTGGCCAGAACCTGGGTTGGCGTTCAACGTTCTGGGCCATCACCGGAATCGGCGTGGTGGCACTGCTCGGAATAGCGCTGATGGTGCCGAAGGGGAGTACGGAGCCGACCAAAGGCCTCCGAAGCGAACTGGGAGCCTTCAAATCCGGCCAGGTCTGGCTGTCCCTCGTCGTGACGATTTTGGGCTTTGGCGGCATGTTCGGCGCGTTCACCTACATCGCATTCACGCTTACTGAAATTTCCGGGTTTGAGCCGGGCGCCGTCCCATGGTTGTTGGTGCTCTTCGGTGGCGGACTGTTCGTCGGCAACTTCCTGGGCGGGAAGGCGGCCGACAAAAACCTGGACGGATCCCTCGTCATAATCCTCGCCGGCTTGGTGCTGGTCCTGGGCTTCTTCGCCCTCACCGCGTCCAGCAGCATCGCTACCTTGATCTCGCTGGCCCTCATGGGCGGCTTCGGTTTTGCTACCGTCCCCGGTCTGCAGATGCGCGTGATGCACTTTGCCTCCTCCGCTCCCACCCTGGCATCCGGGGCCAACATTGGCGCCTTCAACCTGGGGAATGCGCTGGGCGCCTGGCTCGGAGGGGTCACCATTTCGGCTGGTCTGGGCTACACCTCGCCCATCTGGGCAGGGACCGCGATTACTGTAGCCGCGTTGTTGGTCATGCTTGCTGCCACCGCAGCAGCCAAGCGCAAGGAAGTTGGAGCAGCAAAGACCAGGCCCGACGTCGAACGCGAACCTCAGGGGGCGGCAGTCTCCTGACGCTGGGCTGCAAACCCAAAAAGCCCGCCACGGACAATAATCCGTGGCGGGCTTTCGCGTCCTAGGGGTTGGGTGCAGCGTCCCGGGCTTCCTGCTCTGCCCTCTTCGCAGCCTTGGTTCGTTCGCTCTCAGCCTGCCTCAACGCCCGCATTTGCTTGCCTCGCCGGCGCCACAGGGCCCAAAGAACAGTAACCACCGCAAAAATCACCGCAGCCGCTACCGCCGAGATCCCCGTCCACGTAGTGAAGAATCCGGCATCCACGCTCAAGGTGCGCTGGCCGGCGTGCGCAGATTCGGTGGAACCGAACACAATGCCTGCCGTCAGCAGGTTCGGCGTGGCGATTGCGACAGCCGCCAGCAGGATGACGATCTTCCACGGCCAGGAGACAGCCTTGTGGGTTGCCTGCCACGCCACCACGAGGGGAACGAAGGTGAAGACGAAGCCGTAGAACATGCCCACCAATACGCTCGCGCCGAGGTCCCGCCGGATCTGCCCCGCGATGACGTCGGACCACCAACGGGGCAGAATGGCCCCAAGGATAAAGTAGGCTGCCACAGCGACAAGCAATGCCACCAGGATCAGAATAATTTTGACGCCCCAATTGCGTTTTTTCCGAGCCGGTACTTGTGCTTGTTCAGTCATGGGTCAATCATGGCAGAGACCTCATCAGGCACAGGGGAATTGTGCCTATACTTTCAGCGGTGGCCGGATGCCCGGGCCGCCGTCGAGATCCGTAAATGTCCCGATGAAAGGCGACCCATGAGCAATATTCCAGCCGATCTTTCCTACACCGCAGAGCACGAGTGGGTTTCTGCCCCTGACGCCGATGGCGTGGTGCGGATTGGTATTACCGACTTCGCGCAGGACGCCCTGGGTGACGTTGTATACGCCCAGATGCCCGAACCCGGGACAAAGATCACCGGGAATGAAGTTGTTGGGGAGGTTGAGTCCACCAAGAGCGTCAGTGATATCTATGCTCCCGTTAGCGGTGAAGTCATTAACCGCAATGACTCTTTGGACCAGGATCCGGCACTGATCAACTCTGATCCTTACGGCGATGGTTGGCTTTTTGAAGTAAAGCTGGCAGAAGCCGATGCAGTGGATTCCCTGCTCAGTGCATCGGAGTACGAACAACAGGTAGGCTAAAGTTATCTGGCCCGCCCGGCTGCATTCTTTTAGCCAAGGACGCGGGAAGGCGGGCCAGCAACCGATTTGCCCGGCGGTACCGGGAGGCGGAAGTGGCCGGCAAGGTTTGGAATTGCCGGCGGATGAGGAGGAAATTCCATGGTTGGCGGCGAACAGAACCAAGCCAATGTCGGAAGGGGCGCGGAAGAGCAACCCACGTCGGAGACCACCTCGATCAGCATCACGCCAACGTGGGACGAGCCAAGCGTTGCACCCCGGCTTGCACCCGAAGAGCGTGCCTCCGTTGATGCCCTGCCGCCGGACTCTGCCTTGCTCATCGCGCACAGCGGACCAAACGCGGGGGCCCGGTTCCTTCTGGACGCAGATACCACTACGGCCGGCAGGCACCCGGACGCAGACATCTTCCTGGATGACGTCACGGTGTCGCGCAAGCACGTGGAGTTCCACCGCACCCCAACGGGCTTCGAACTCGTGGACATGGGTAGCCTCAATGGAACCTATGTGAACCACGACCGCGTGGATCGGGTGCTGCTGAAGAGTGGCAATGAGGTGCAGATCGGCAAGTTCCGGCTGACCTACTACTTCAGCCCTGGCCGCCCGGCGGGCCAAGTCTGACCCCGGGGTACCTGCCTGTGGCAATGGCCCAGCCGGAACGTCGCGGACCGCAGGTCCTGAACATCGGGGAAGTCCTGGCGCAGTTGAGCGACGACTTCCCAGGGATGACTGCGTCCAAAATCCGCTTTCTTGAGGAAAAGGGCCTCATTAATCCGAAGCGGACCCCTGCCGGGTACCGGCAGTACGCGGACAGTGATGTTGAGCGCCTCCGTTTCGTCCTTGCCCTTCAGCGCGACCAGTACTTGCCGCTCAAGGTCATCAAGGATTACTTGGACGCGATCGATCGCGGGGAGCGTCCCGAAAACCTGCCTCCAGGCGTCACGGTGTCACCCCGGGTAGTTTCGGCGGAAATGGCTGCCGAAATCCAAGGCCGTGCCCGCGCATTGACCGAGGAGCAGCTCCGGGCCGAATCGGGTGCAAGCGTACCCTTGCTGGAGTCGCTCCTGAGCTTCGGACTAATAAGCCATGTTGGCGGCAAGTTCGACGAACACGCCCTCCAGGTTGCGCGTGCCTGCGTCCAGTTGGAGGGTCATGGTTTGGAGCCGCGCCATCTCCGGCCGTTCCAGGCTGCAGCCGAGCGTGAGTTCGGCCTGGTGGAGAGAGCGGTTGCGCCCCTGACGTCCAGGCGCGACGCCGCCTCCCAAGCACGGGCTGCCGAAGCAGCACGTGAAATCAGCGAACTGTGCCTGACGCTGCACAGGGCGCTCGTCCACGACCGTATCTCCCGGATGGACACCTGATGATCGAAGTTGAAATTGTCGGCGTCCGGATCGAACTGCCGTCCAACCAGCCTTTGGTCCTCCTGCGGGAGATCAAGGGTGAACGGCATGTCCCCATCTGGATTGGAACACCCGAGGCCAGCGCCATTGCCCTGGCCCAGCAAGGTGTGGTCCCACCGCGGCCGATGACCCACGATCTCCTGATTGACGTCGTAGAATCCTTGGGGCATTCAATCATCAGCGTTAACATCGTGGCGGTCGAAGACAACATCTTCTACGGGCAACTGCAATTCGACGATGGCACTGTAGTGAGTTCGCGCGCTTCCGATGCGTTGGCCCTTGCATTGCGGGCCAAATGCCGCATTTGGTGCGCGGATGCGGTGATGGAGGAAGCAGGAGTCCGGATCACTGAGCATGACGAAGGCGAAGATTCAGAGCCGGATCCCAGTGTGGACGAAGAACGTGAAATGCGGCGTTTCCGCGAGTTCCTGGACGACGTGGAACCTGAGGATTTCGAAGGCTGAATCACCCTAAGCCTAAAGTTGAGGGTGAAACTTTCGACACGACCGGATTTTGCGCCCGAGGTCTTTGACCTAACGCCCTCCCGGGCCTAACGTCGAAGGTATCAAGTTCCCGTTGCATACACTGCCCGCGCAAGTCACACTGGAAGGTGCCGACTTGTGGGAATTACACGGCTGAATTTCGGCGTTGTGATCAGTGGTAAGCACCGTCCCCAAGGGAACTGAGAACAAGGAGGTCACGTGAGTCCGAAAGGCGAAGCAGGCGAGCTGAAGCAGGCCTCGACCGGCATTGCTGCGCCCGCATCCGGCGCCCAAGGTTTGCTCTTCACAGAGGACCTTCCAGTGCTGGACGAGGACGCGGGCTACCGCGGGCCCACTGCCTGCAAGGCTGCAGGTATCACGTACCGACAGCTGGACTATTGGGCGCGCACCGGTTTGGTTGAGCCGGCCGTCCGTGGTGCTGCGGGTTCCGGCTCGCAACGTCTCTATGGATTCCGCGACATCCTGGTGCTCAAGGTAGTCAAGCGACTACTTGATACCGGTGTTTCCCTGCAGCAGATCCGCACAGCCGTGGAGCATCTTCGCGAGCGTGGTGTTGAAGACCTTGCGCAGATTACGCTGATGAGCGATGGCGCCAGTGTTTACGAATGTACCTCTGCCGACGAAGTCATTGACCTCGTGCAAGGCGGACAGGGTGTCTTTGGCATCGCGGTGGGACGTGTATGGCGGGAAGTCGAGGGAAGCCTTGCCGCGCTTCCGAGCGAGCACGCCGCCGAGCAGTCCTTTCCGGACGACGAATTGAGCAAGCGGCGCGTTGCCCGCCGTATCGGCTAAATAAGCCCAACTGGATGTCTTGGTAACGGATGAAGCCGCCCCTTGGATAGAGGGTGCGGCTTCTTCCGTCATATGGCTGGCGCGTGGGGGCTAGCGCTGCTGGCGATTCCGCAAGCCGGCTTGACCCTCAAGTAGGCTCTGCAAGAGTGCGTCGAAGAGTTTTGCGGAGTTCTTGGCTGAATCGCCAGGCCAGTGGTGCACGGAGTGGGCTGCGCCTTGGATTTGCTGCCAGTTTGCCTGCTCCGGAATGTGCGGCGTCAGGAGCAGCTCGCCGAACATGGACTCCATCTCGGACAGCCGGAAGGTGTGCTCTGCTGAGCCGGTGCGAACGCGGTTGGCGACGATTCCCGCTGGCGCCAGATGAGGAGCGAATTCCTGTCGGAACAACTGGATGGCGCGCATGGTCCGTTCGGTACCGGCCACGGAGAACAGGCCGGGCTCGGCCACGAGCACTACGCGGTCGCTGGCGCTCCATGCCATGCGGGTGAGCCCGTTCAGCGAAGGAGGGCAGTCCACAAGAATCAGTTCATAGTTGGTGGTTCCTGCAAGAACGGCCGAGAGCCTGCGAAGGTCGCGGCGGCCGAGATCCGGGCGGTCATAGATACCCGTGAACGCTGATCCAACAGCAACGTCAAGCTTGCCGCCGCTGGAACCGTTGGAAACCCAGCTGCTGCTGGCGACGTTCTCGGGAAGTTTCGCTTTCCGGGGACTCTTGAGCATGCGGCCAATGTCCAACTGGTCACCTCGCTGGACGCCGAGTGCCGTCGTAGCGTCGGCATGGGGATCGAGGTCCACCACGAGGGTTGGAATGCCGGCCGCGAGGGCCGCGGACGCCAGGCCGGTGGTCACTGACGTCTTTCCCACTCCGCCTTTGAGGCTGCTGATGCTGACTACTTGCACTTGAAAACCCAAAACCTAACGCCGGTTGCCGTATCGCGCTGTTTTCCGCTCCGGGACCGCCGGAGCCGGGGCTTGCCGAAGCCCCTCCAACATCATATGGGGCGGGGCCGTGGATTCCCGCTTTCTACGCGCCCGGGTGCCGGAGGATGCTGCGGCCATTAGCACGGTGGGGAGTCGCGCGCACGCATATACAGCCCAGATGACGATTCCATTGTGATGGTTGCCACAAAGATTTGTGTTTGATGCTGGCGGCACTACACACTGTGACCACCGACCGATCCACCCGCAATGATGCAGGAGAAGTATGTTTTCGAAAATTCTGGTGGCCAATCGCGGCGAAATCGCGATCAGGGCGTTTCGCGCTGGTTATGAACTGGGCGCCAAGACCGTAGCCGTCTTTCCGCATGAGGATCGCAACTCGATCCACCGGCAGAAGGCCGACGAAGCTTACCTGATCGGCGAGGTGGGCCACCCTGTCCGCGCCTACCTGGACGTCGAGGAGGTTGTCCGCGTCGCCAAGGAAGCCGGCGCCGACGCCATCTACCCCGGCTATGGCTTCCTCTCGGAAAACCCTGACCTGGCCCGTGCGGCCAAGGCCGCGGGAATCACCTTCGTGGGCCCGCCTGC
This genomic stretch from Micrococcaceae bacterium Sec5.1 harbors:
- a CDS encoding FHA domain-containing protein, producing the protein MVGGEQNQANVGRGAEEQPTSETTSISITPTWDEPSVAPRLAPEERASVDALPPDSALLIAHSGPNAGARFLLDADTTTAGRHPDADIFLDDVTVSRKHVEFHRTPTGFELVDMGSLNGTYVNHDRVDRVLLKSGNEVQIGKFRLTYYFSPGRPAGQV
- a CDS encoding bifunctional nuclease family protein, producing MIEVEIVGVRIELPSNQPLVLLREIKGERHVPIWIGTPEASAIALAQQGVVPPRPMTHDLLIDVVESLGHSIISVNIVAVEDNIFYGQLQFDDGTVVSSRASDALALALRAKCRIWCADAVMEEAGVRITEHDEGEDSEPDPSVDEEREMRRFREFLDDVEPEDFEG
- a CDS encoding MarR family transcriptional regulator; protein product: MGIKDDAVEVRAQGWRTLAALHGSIEAELEKALQASTELSVVEYTVLDALSRQDGWHMRMQQLARATALSSSATTRLVNRLEDRGLLTRILCADDRRGIYTELTVAGQKLLEAAKPVHDETLASALEAAEQVPELEPLVRALGALQKA
- a CDS encoding MFS transporter, whose product is MPAGLIALALGGFGIGLTEFVIVGLLPEVAADFQVSEASAGWFISGYALSVTVGALLVTAAVTRLPRKPVLVGLLVLFIVGNFLSAIADSYTAMLVGRIIAALCHGAFFGIGSVVAASLVPPHKKAGAIAIMFTGLTAANVLGVPFGTLLGQNLGWRSTFWAITGIGVVALLGIALMVPKGSTEPTKGLRSELGAFKSGQVWLSLVVTILGFGGMFGAFTYIAFTLTEISGFEPGAVPWLLVLFGGGLFVGNFLGGKAADKNLDGSLVIILAGLVLVLGFFALTASSSIATLISLALMGGFGFATVPGLQMRVMHFASSAPTLASGANIGAFNLGNALGAWLGGVTISAGLGYTSPIWAGTAITVAALLVMLAATAAAKRKEVGAAKTRPDVEREPQGAAVS
- a CDS encoding MerR family transcriptional regulator is translated as MSPKGEAGELKQASTGIAAPASGAQGLLFTEDLPVLDEDAGYRGPTACKAAGITYRQLDYWARTGLVEPAVRGAAGSGSQRLYGFRDILVLKVVKRLLDTGVSLQQIRTAVEHLRERGVEDLAQITLMSDGASVYECTSADEVIDLVQGGQGVFGIAVGRVWREVEGSLAALPSEHAAEQSFPDDELSKRRVARRIG
- the cmk gene encoding (d)CMP kinase, which encodes MTREFFGPETVARPGKPLVIAIDGPSGSGKSSVSKEVARRLKLAYLDTGAMYRALTWYCLKTGLDLQDGAAVEQASKLMPLEISTSTATEYVAVDGTDITDEIRDPLISSSVSAVATTLGARTELIRRQRQLIDQHHHRMVVEGRDITTVVAPNAEVRMLLTASEEARLRRRGIQLGGTQTKEQLAAQVTQRDAKDSTVVNFTQAADGVVTLDSSDLDFEETVETALAIVSKVIYGD
- the gcvH gene encoding glycine cleavage system protein GcvH, encoding MSNIPADLSYTAEHEWVSAPDADGVVRIGITDFAQDALGDVVYAQMPEPGTKITGNEVVGEVESTKSVSDIYAPVSGEVINRNDSLDQDPALINSDPYGDGWLFEVKLAEADAVDSLLSASEYEQQVG
- a CDS encoding ParA family protein encodes the protein MQVVSISSLKGGVGKTSVTTGLASAALAAGIPTLVVDLDPHADATTALGVQRGDQLDIGRMLKSPRKAKLPENVASSSWVSNGSSGGKLDVAVGSAFTGIYDRPDLGRRDLRRLSAVLAGTTNYELILVDCPPSLNGLTRMAWSASDRVVLVAEPGLFSVAGTERTMRAIQLFRQEFAPHLAPAGIVANRVRTGSAEHTFRLSEMESMFGELLLTPHIPEQANWQQIQGAAHSVHHWPGDSAKNSAKLFDALLQSLLEGQAGLRNRQQR
- a CDS encoding prephenate dehydrogenase, which translates into the protein MSAFRSHGRGHLDGPVVVLGTGLLGASIGLGLRGRGVPVFLFDPSPTNQAVAVDIGAGRPLAELDEQPQLVVVAAPPDVTADVVEKALADYPSAVVVDIASVKATIQSQLRERGVDLARYVGTHPMAGREKSGPVAARGELFTSMPWVVCPSEETDTDAVHTARSLAGDLGAIVSQFTADEHDEAVALVSHLPQIMSSLLASRLQGTPLHALSLAGNGLRDTTRIAASDPTLWVQILGGNAEKVVSILHGVREDLNRLIGTLEAPLAPGARLDLAQLISEGNAGQARIPGKHGGPPQAYSWLTILVDDKPGQIAQLLTEIGEIGVNVEDLRLDHSSGQNVGMVELSVLPSKHDLLVEALTDRGWRVLQ
- a CDS encoding lysophospholipid acyltransferase family protein, whose product is MATKNQLSAPLLPAKWTGIWSRPVGWILDHVIYRTVVAGKGNIPAAGPVIFAGNHISFLDGPVMFGASPRPMHILVKKEMFQGFLGRVLRGSGQIPVDRSGDRSALHIGKQLLDAGRCVGILPEGTRGSGSADNISNGVAWLAINSGATVIPVAILGTRAGDEHRDHIPKPRRRLYVSFGEPLTVQRRKGEPGRVSMDRAAAAIRDALAGHIQDAVRTTGQGLPQEPPSGPSTTQHRQTEVAGTPADHH
- a CDS encoding MerR family transcriptional regulator, with the translated sequence MAQPERRGPQVLNIGEVLAQLSDDFPGMTASKIRFLEEKGLINPKRTPAGYRQYADSDVERLRFVLALQRDQYLPLKVIKDYLDAIDRGERPENLPPGVTVSPRVVSAEMAAEIQGRARALTEEQLRAESGASVPLLESLLSFGLISHVGGKFDEHALQVARACVQLEGHGLEPRHLRPFQAAAEREFGLVERAVAPLTSRRDAASQARAAEAAREISELCLTLHRALVHDRISRMDT
- the der gene encoding ribosome biogenesis GTPase Der; protein product: MSDTTQKSGLHGAGDDEYTPTGTDQVAENLAALDDEEAELRAATLRAGLDDYDLDEDDAALLSGDYDDEGDEGPLKLDPVLAIIGRPNVGKSTLVNRILGRREAVVEDTPGVTRDRVMYSARWNGRNFTLVDTGGWEHDAKGIHARVAEQAEMAVELADAVLFVVDSAVGATATDEGVMKMLRKSKKPVIMVANKVDDFAQEADSAALWGLGFGQPYPVSALHGRGVADLLDHVMDTLPEYSLVEGVERSGGPRRIALIGRPNVGKSSLLNKLAGSERVVVDPLAGTTRDPVDEFIELGDRTWRFVDTAGIRRRQHMAQGADFYASLRTQAALEKAEVAVVLLAVDEVLSEQDVRILQLAIESGRALVLAFNKWDLLDDERRRYLEREIEQDLAHVEWAPRVNISAKTGWHKDRLVPALDTALESWDRRIPTGRLNAFLGELVAAHPHPVRGGKQPRILFGTQASSRPPKFVLFTTGFLDPGYRRFITRRLRETFGFEGTPIEVNMRVREKRGKKR